In one Corallococcus sp. EGB genomic region, the following are encoded:
- a CDS encoding MFS transporter yields MATSPSDASSPLAAPRPLSAQDIRTLGLAALGGALEFYDFIIFVFFTAVMGKLFFPPETADWLRQLQTFGLFAAGYLARPLGGIVMAHFGDRTGRKRMFTLSVLLMSVPTLCMGLLPTFASAGYAAPLLLLMLRLLQGAAVGGEVPGAWVFVSEHVPERRVGLACGTLTSGLTLGILLGSLVATAVNTAFTPEQVLAYGWRVPFVVGGVFGFLAVFLRRWLHETPVFEELRQKKALVRELPLKAALKGHAPAVVVSMLFTWVLTAGIVVVILMTPTLMQQLHGIPPAKALAANSVATLTLTAGCICFGLLADRLGPTRAMAVGSGLLLVAAQLFYRGVASAPEHLVPLYAGVGFCVGVAGVVPAVMVRAFPPAVRFSGLSFSYNVAYALFGGLTPLAVTVALKESPLAPAYYVSSVCAVGLGVSLLLFRGSSARARAADEHPAPSR; encoded by the coding sequence ATGGCGACCTCCCCCTCCGACGCCTCCTCTCCGCTGGCCGCTCCCCGACCGCTGTCCGCCCAGGACATCCGCACCCTGGGGCTTGCGGCGCTGGGGGGCGCGCTGGAGTTCTATGACTTCATCATCTTTGTGTTCTTCACGGCGGTGATGGGGAAGCTGTTCTTCCCGCCGGAGACGGCGGACTGGCTGCGGCAGTTGCAGACGTTCGGGCTGTTCGCGGCGGGCTACCTGGCGCGGCCGCTGGGCGGCATCGTGATGGCGCACTTCGGGGACCGGACCGGGCGCAAGCGGATGTTCACGTTGAGCGTCTTGCTGATGTCGGTGCCCACGCTGTGCATGGGCCTTTTGCCCACGTTCGCCTCGGCCGGGTACGCGGCGCCGCTCCTGCTCCTCATGCTGCGGCTGCTCCAGGGCGCGGCGGTGGGCGGCGAGGTGCCGGGCGCGTGGGTGTTCGTCTCCGAGCACGTGCCGGAGCGCCGCGTGGGGCTGGCGTGCGGGACGCTCACCTCCGGGCTCACGCTGGGCATCCTCCTGGGCTCGCTGGTGGCCACGGCGGTCAACACCGCCTTCACGCCGGAGCAGGTGCTGGCGTACGGCTGGCGCGTGCCCTTCGTGGTGGGCGGCGTGTTCGGCTTCCTCGCCGTGTTCCTGCGCCGCTGGCTCCACGAGACGCCCGTCTTCGAGGAGCTGCGCCAGAAGAAGGCGCTGGTGCGCGAGCTGCCGCTCAAGGCCGCGCTGAAGGGCCACGCGCCCGCCGTCGTCGTCTCCATGCTGTTCACCTGGGTGCTCACCGCGGGCATCGTGGTGGTCATCCTGATGACGCCCACGCTGATGCAGCAGCTGCACGGCATCCCGCCCGCGAAGGCGCTGGCGGCCAACAGCGTGGCCACGCTCACGCTCACCGCGGGGTGCATCTGCTTCGGGCTGCTCGCGGACCGGCTGGGGCCCACGCGGGCCATGGCCGTCGGCTCGGGGCTGCTGCTCGTGGCCGCGCAGCTGTTCTACCGGGGCGTGGCGAGCGCACCGGAGCACCTGGTGCCGCTCTACGCGGGCGTGGGGTTCTGCGTGGGCGTCGCCGGCGTGGTGCCCGCGGTGATGGTGCGGGCCTTCCCTCCGGCGGTGCGCTTCTCCGGCCTGTCGTTCTCCTACAACGTCGCGTACGCGCTCTTCGGCGGCCTCACCCCGCTCGCCGTCACGGTCGCGTTGAAGGAGAGCCCGCTCGCGCCCGCGTACTACGTGTCGTCGGTGTGCGCGGTAGGGCTTGGCGTGTCGCTCCTGCTGTTCCGGGGCTCGAGCGCTCGCGCCCGCGCGGCGGACGAACATCCCGCGCCGTCGCGCTGA
- a CDS encoding TonB-dependent siderophore receptor, producing the protein MCVWLALLGAGTGFAQTGQEPDLEQRAAPLEDEPEVHSQVASFAITKLHDSPAVVTAITADEIKASGARDLMDVLLQVPGFFFGVDVQGTVGPGFRGLWGQEGKVLLIIDGKEMNEQLYSTIQLGHEFPVELIERVEVVRGPGSVIYGGNAELAVINVITRGIQGSTDALVVGTYGQLEHGLGRRSLTLSGRKVFESVPGLSAFASASLGQGQRSDAVFNDFYGNSASMNGASRMDPTVVQAGVGYRDLQLSLLYQRQDTTSVVSVDEVLPTPASTDFESFHAELSDRFRPTDRLEIIPRLNFTLGESYRDSDESSDFFYDKRYRRLRGRALARWAAFDSLQLTGGVDLAFDQGQLRGPAGIGLQQPFNGDEDVVSYRNVAGFVEVYSDNPIATVVAGARFEDHSAFGSSFVPRLVLLKSFGPVSGKALYSRAFRAPGIENISLGDDVRPERTTVYELEATLRLGEGQSLSANAFDVGVTDPIIYSYDPVTASEAYRNRGRLGSRGIELDYRLRGTWGRAEAGYSFYRPGGRNDVEDYLVPGRPNAFTGLPTHKVTLTGTARVLPWLSISPTAVLVGQRFAVGAPDEEGVSEVQTLQPRLLLNLFVRAENVGTQGLEIGAGVYNLLGSDFRVAQPYNGGHAPLPVFSREFLVKLTWLFEPSYDDE; encoded by the coding sequence GTGTGTGTTTGGCTGGCGTTGCTGGGCGCGGGGACTGGCTTCGCGCAGACGGGGCAGGAGCCCGACCTGGAGCAGCGCGCGGCCCCGCTCGAGGATGAGCCGGAGGTGCACAGCCAGGTGGCGTCGTTCGCCATCACGAAGCTGCACGACTCTCCGGCCGTGGTGACGGCCATCACCGCGGATGAAATCAAGGCCTCCGGCGCGCGCGACCTGATGGACGTGCTGCTGCAGGTGCCCGGCTTCTTCTTCGGCGTGGACGTGCAGGGCACCGTGGGGCCGGGCTTCCGGGGCCTGTGGGGCCAGGAAGGCAAGGTGCTGCTCATCATCGACGGCAAGGAGATGAACGAGCAGCTCTACTCCACGATACAGCTGGGGCATGAGTTCCCGGTGGAGCTGATTGAGCGCGTCGAGGTCGTGCGGGGCCCCGGCTCCGTCATCTACGGCGGCAACGCGGAGCTGGCCGTCATCAACGTCATCACCCGGGGCATCCAGGGCAGCACGGACGCGCTGGTGGTGGGCACCTACGGGCAGCTGGAGCACGGCCTGGGCCGTCGCAGCCTCACGCTGTCGGGCCGCAAGGTGTTCGAGAGCGTGCCGGGCCTGAGCGCCTTCGCGTCCGCGTCGCTGGGGCAGGGGCAGCGCAGCGACGCCGTGTTCAACGACTTCTACGGCAACTCCGCGAGCATGAACGGCGCGTCGCGGATGGACCCCACGGTGGTGCAGGCCGGTGTGGGCTACCGCGACCTCCAGTTGAGCCTGCTGTATCAGCGCCAGGACACCACGTCCGTGGTGTCCGTGGACGAGGTGCTGCCCACGCCCGCGAGCACCGACTTCGAGTCGTTCCACGCCGAGCTGAGCGACCGCTTCCGCCCCACGGACCGGCTTGAGATCATCCCCCGGCTGAACTTCACGCTGGGCGAGTCCTACCGGGACTCGGATGAGTCGTCGGACTTCTTCTACGACAAGCGCTACCGCCGCCTCCGGGGCCGGGCCCTGGCGCGCTGGGCGGCGTTCGACTCCCTCCAGCTCACGGGCGGCGTGGACCTGGCGTTCGACCAGGGGCAGCTCCGGGGGCCCGCGGGGATCGGCCTGCAGCAGCCCTTCAACGGCGATGAGGACGTCGTCTCCTACCGCAACGTGGCGGGCTTCGTGGAGGTGTACTCGGACAACCCCATCGCCACGGTGGTGGCGGGCGCGCGCTTCGAGGACCACAGCGCCTTCGGCAGCTCGTTCGTGCCGCGCCTGGTGTTGCTCAAGTCCTTCGGGCCGGTGAGCGGCAAGGCGCTCTACAGCCGCGCCTTCCGCGCGCCGGGCATCGAGAACATCTCCCTGGGTGACGACGTCCGGCCGGAGCGCACCACGGTGTACGAGCTGGAGGCCACGCTGCGCCTGGGCGAGGGCCAGAGCCTGAGCGCCAACGCCTTCGACGTGGGCGTGACGGATCCCATCATCTACTCCTACGACCCGGTCACGGCGTCGGAGGCGTACCGGAACCGGGGCCGCCTGGGCAGCCGGGGCATCGAACTGGACTACCGGCTGCGCGGAACGTGGGGCCGCGCGGAGGCGGGCTACTCGTTCTACCGGCCGGGCGGCCGCAACGACGTGGAGGACTACCTGGTGCCCGGGCGGCCCAACGCCTTCACGGGCCTGCCCACGCACAAGGTGACGCTGACGGGCACGGCGCGGGTGCTGCCGTGGCTGTCCATCAGCCCCACCGCCGTGCTGGTGGGCCAGCGCTTCGCCGTGGGGGCGCCGGACGAGGAGGGCGTGTCGGAGGTCCAGACGCTCCAGCCCCGCCTCTTGCTCAACCTCTTCGTGCGCGCGGAGAACGTGGGGACCCAGGGCCTGGAGATTGGCGCGGGCGTCTACAACCTGCTGGGCAGTGACTTCCGGGTGGCCCAGCCGTACAACGGCGGACACGCGCCCCTGCCGGTGTTCAGCCGCGAGTTCCTGGTGAAGCTGACCTGGCTCTTCGAGCCGTCCTACGACGACGAGTAG
- a CDS encoding restriction endonuclease fold toxin 5 domain-containing protein, which yields MSSDEAPLEAAAVPSVTSPEEAPPLYRRKAVREVVTGASPVRTAVMAGVTVPEVVQPDTWEQLLTNAGLETRDERPVGASLTPTQAARLLDALLSKPVTLSTIPPRMAAGFILREVMEGSEVTRQELLRRVERFSRARIAVLRPDGYLAWALTGRTQQKVATVEWKDGAFRAHGFELGRFYSGKGGVFRAVDAQLQASDWRPLAEVYDDADVISRTLDGAEDALVELYHALGQLLTRPVDSIAGLSHLPAGVTALIVSSPEYWERFRSMTRGEQIREVSRLMTGLLITGGAASATTRTLKGMAVGADISVPVLSLSAEGALAIERVAVPAGRAVTALSGGPGAAIILQRSNAASQGSPPSNGPGQWGPTSESLKPPARRYQEQITGHPADEAFWVGGTSTKVGGVKFDGFKEGVLLEAKGPGYAKFFDGLEPKDWFRHSGAQGLIDQAQRQLGRVRGTGIPIRWHVAEKRAADAIRQLLDGAGIKEIEVVHTPAL from the coding sequence ATGTCGAGCGACGAGGCGCCGCTTGAGGCCGCTGCGGTGCCGAGCGTCACGTCCCCAGAGGAAGCACCGCCCCTGTACCGCCGCAAGGCCGTGCGCGAAGTGGTGACGGGAGCAAGCCCCGTTCGCACAGCGGTCATGGCGGGCGTCACCGTTCCCGAAGTCGTGCAACCGGACACCTGGGAGCAGTTGCTGACAAACGCGGGGCTGGAGACAAGGGACGAGCGTCCCGTCGGGGCCTCGCTGACGCCCACGCAAGCGGCGCGACTGCTGGACGCGCTGCTGAGCAAGCCTGTCACGTTGAGCACCATCCCGCCTCGGATGGCAGCGGGCTTCATCCTTCGCGAGGTAATGGAAGGAAGCGAAGTCACGCGGCAGGAGCTCCTGCGGCGGGTGGAGCGCTTCTCCCGCGCGCGGATCGCGGTGCTGCGACCGGACGGCTACCTCGCGTGGGCCCTCACCGGGCGCACTCAGCAGAAGGTGGCAACGGTTGAGTGGAAGGACGGCGCCTTCCGCGCGCATGGCTTCGAGCTGGGCCGCTTCTATAGCGGCAAGGGCGGTGTCTTCCGCGCCGTGGACGCGCAGCTCCAGGCTTCGGACTGGCGCCCGCTGGCGGAGGTGTACGACGACGCGGACGTCATCAGCCGCACCCTGGATGGAGCCGAGGATGCGTTGGTGGAGCTGTACCACGCGCTGGGCCAGTTGCTCACCCGTCCCGTGGACAGCATCGCGGGGTTGAGCCACCTGCCGGCGGGCGTGACGGCCCTCATCGTGTCATCGCCCGAGTACTGGGAGCGCTTCCGGTCCATGACCCGTGGCGAGCAGATCCGCGAAGTGTCTCGGCTGATGACGGGCCTGCTCATCACCGGGGGCGCGGCCTCGGCCACGACGCGGACCTTGAAGGGGATGGCGGTGGGGGCGGACATCTCGGTGCCTGTGCTTTCGCTGTCGGCGGAGGGCGCGCTGGCAATCGAGCGAGTCGCGGTGCCAGCAGGGCGCGCAGTGACGGCGCTCAGCGGCGGCCCTGGGGCGGCCATCATCCTCCAGCGGTCCAACGCGGCCTCCCAGGGTTCGCCGCCTTCCAATGGACCCGGGCAGTGGGGGCCAACCAGCGAGTCCCTGAAGCCCCCTGCGCGCCGCTACCAGGAGCAGATTACAGGGCACCCGGCCGACGAAGCGTTCTGGGTTGGAGGCACGAGCACGAAAGTGGGAGGCGTGAAGTTCGACGGCTTCAAGGAAGGCGTGTTGCTGGAAGCCAAGGGGCCCGGTTACGCGAAGTTCTTCGATGGGCTGGAGCCCAAGGATTGGTTCAGGCACTCCGGAGCACAGGGACTCATTGACCAGGCCCAGAGGCAGCTCGGCAGGGTTCGCGGTACGGGCATCCCCATCCGATGGCATGTCGCGGAGAAGCGTGCCGCGGACGCCATTCGACAGTTGCTCGATGGAGCGGGGATCAAGGAAATTGAAGTCGTGCATACTCCAGCGCTGTGA
- a CDS encoding immunity 52 family protein, protein MTATSAPESYPETYYAGAYWGARKESPEDCARRTAGLLELLAECDPFLSHWYKPARSRKDARKHPLMPPDVPTLTGLFQRGVNREPGGPPIEELGFRFSFDNGGAAGDCATMRINGGMDSAAVPNHCVLTVPWRGPNADRVLTVSVLTKAVRAMVLSWDPDWALATSNAYERQYREPVSAPFSLGWITYLSRRIGTVPPLPEPVHVEQVEGRGTLMVLTPERFTVANPEHIALARSVRGLLAQAGLMPAATS, encoded by the coding sequence GTGACCGCTACCTCCGCACCGGAGAGCTATCCTGAGACCTACTACGCGGGTGCGTATTGGGGCGCTCGGAAGGAATCGCCCGAGGACTGCGCCCGGCGCACAGCAGGCCTTCTCGAGCTTCTGGCCGAGTGCGACCCATTCCTCTCGCACTGGTACAAGCCCGCCAGGTCCCGCAAGGATGCGCGCAAGCATCCGCTGATGCCGCCCGATGTGCCCACCCTCACTGGGTTGTTCCAGCGCGGTGTGAACCGCGAACCTGGAGGGCCCCCCATTGAAGAGCTGGGCTTCCGCTTTTCGTTCGATAATGGAGGGGCTGCTGGAGACTGCGCAACGATGCGCATCAATGGCGGCATGGACTCGGCAGCGGTTCCAAACCACTGTGTGTTGACGGTCCCCTGGCGTGGACCCAATGCGGACAGGGTGCTCACCGTGTCGGTCCTGACGAAAGCCGTGAGGGCCATGGTGCTTTCATGGGACCCGGATTGGGCGCTGGCTACGTCGAACGCATATGAGCGGCAATACCGGGAGCCTGTCTCGGCGCCCTTTTCCTTGGGCTGGATCACGTACCTCTCGCGCCGCATCGGAACGGTGCCGCCACTGCCCGAGCCTGTCCACGTCGAGCAGGTCGAGGGCAGAGGAACGCTGATGGTTCTCACGCCTGAGCGCTTCACGGTGGCAAACCCCGAACACATCGCGTTGGCGCGAAGCGTGCGGGGTCTGCTGGCCCAAGCCGGGCTCATGCCGGCCGCGACATCGTGA
- a CDS encoding DEAD/DEAH box helicase: protein MSENSQLLEAVRKEAKPGLWSKGVSLARDGAVALQSRSGSEVELRVKVAGRAVAFTVVLYPGDEAWECDCPSPVDPCEHVVAAAISLDKAEKQDAPLEAVAERWSRVVYRFTRVEGGLQLHRVLAHADGTEEPLEDLTGRLAKPQGGATLQVEQVDLVMERLLERRTRGPLLAEKLDALLRALEPARNVLLDGRPVAVSSEVLPPRAKVEDKGQQWVITITRDPRITEVVSPGVGLTAESLVRLGETGMTGAWLQNLPIVRTYSPEQLGELSAKILPELGRRMPVDMRSRRLPALDRDLKPRILLELNQLTQGLSVLPTLVYGAPPTVRIDNGRMVYLRGAVPLRDEAAEQKLLHQLRDELNLVPGRRLTVQGPEMMRFADKLRKFRGDLGGDAAGIVSPDMRLKPSLRVEGGATVSGVPDVRFTLEFEVEGGKGGARTVDAAAVVRAWTEGLGLVPLDGGGWAPLPRAWLDKNGQRVADLLAARQADGRVANHALPELTQLCESLEQPPPPGLDKLAPLVEGFEKLPPPVLPAELNATLRAYQQQGVSWLSFLKGAGLGGILADDMGLGKTLQTLCILGPKSLVVCPTSVLPNWVAELQRFRPSLKVCVYHGPGRKLDPTADITLTTYALLRLDAPVLGAPTWEAVVLDEAQAIKNPESQVSRAAFGLKANLRLALSGTPLENRLDELWSLMHFTNPGLLGGRRQFEEKTAQPIADGKPGAAESLRRRIRPFILRRLKRDVAPELPPRTDSVMHVQLDERERSVYDAVMAATRAEVVALLNEGGSVLKALEALLRLRQAACHSALVPGQVAKTSSKVQTLVDALETAVAEGHKALVFSQWTSLLDLIEPGLKGAGIGFERLDGATANRGEVTARFQGQDGAPVLLMSLKAGGTGLNLTAADHVFLMDPWWNPAVEAQAADRAHRIGQERPVMVYRLVSQGTVEEKILGLQEKKRALFEAALSEAGGAAAITREDLLQLFA, encoded by the coding sequence ATGTCCGAGAACAGCCAGCTCCTCGAAGCCGTCCGGAAAGAAGCCAAGCCGGGCCTCTGGTCCAAGGGCGTCAGCCTCGCGCGCGACGGGGCGGTGGCGCTCCAGTCGCGCTCGGGGTCGGAGGTCGAGCTGCGCGTGAAGGTGGCCGGCCGGGCCGTGGCCTTCACCGTCGTCCTCTATCCGGGCGACGAGGCGTGGGAGTGTGACTGCCCCAGCCCGGTGGACCCGTGCGAGCACGTCGTCGCTGCGGCCATCTCCCTGGACAAGGCGGAGAAGCAGGACGCGCCGCTGGAGGCGGTGGCGGAGCGCTGGTCGCGCGTGGTGTACCGCTTCACGCGCGTGGAGGGCGGGCTGCAGCTGCACCGGGTCCTCGCGCACGCGGACGGCACGGAGGAGCCCCTGGAGGACCTCACCGGCCGCCTCGCGAAGCCGCAGGGCGGGGCCACGCTCCAGGTGGAGCAGGTGGACCTGGTGATGGAGCGCCTGCTGGAGCGGCGCACCCGGGGGCCGCTCCTGGCGGAGAAGCTGGATGCGCTGCTGCGCGCCCTGGAGCCCGCGCGCAACGTGCTGTTGGACGGCCGGCCGGTGGCGGTGTCCAGCGAGGTGCTGCCCCCGCGCGCGAAGGTGGAGGACAAGGGCCAGCAGTGGGTCATCACCATCACGCGGGATCCGCGCATCACGGAGGTGGTGAGCCCCGGCGTGGGCCTCACGGCCGAGTCCCTGGTGCGCCTGGGCGAGACGGGGATGACGGGCGCGTGGCTCCAGAACCTGCCCATCGTGCGCACGTATTCGCCGGAGCAGCTGGGGGAGTTGTCCGCGAAGATCCTCCCCGAGCTGGGGCGGCGCATGCCGGTGGACATGCGCAGCCGCCGGTTGCCGGCGCTGGACCGGGACCTCAAGCCGCGCATCCTCCTGGAGCTGAACCAGCTCACGCAGGGGCTGTCGGTGCTGCCCACGCTGGTGTACGGCGCGCCGCCGACGGTGCGCATCGACAACGGGCGCATGGTGTACCTGCGCGGCGCGGTGCCGCTGCGCGACGAGGCCGCGGAGCAGAAGCTGCTCCACCAGCTGCGCGATGAGTTGAACCTGGTGCCCGGCCGCCGGCTCACGGTGCAGGGCCCGGAGATGATGCGCTTCGCGGACAAGCTGCGGAAGTTCCGCGGCGACCTGGGCGGCGACGCGGCGGGCATCGTCAGCCCGGACATGCGCCTCAAGCCGTCCCTGCGCGTGGAGGGTGGGGCGACGGTGTCGGGCGTGCCGGACGTGCGCTTCACGCTGGAGTTCGAGGTCGAGGGCGGCAAGGGCGGCGCGCGCACGGTGGACGCGGCGGCGGTGGTGCGGGCGTGGACGGAGGGCTTGGGGCTGGTGCCGCTGGATGGGGGTGGCTGGGCGCCCCTGCCGCGGGCGTGGCTGGACAAGAACGGGCAGCGCGTGGCGGACCTCCTGGCCGCGCGTCAGGCGGACGGCCGCGTCGCGAACCACGCGTTGCCGGAGCTGACCCAGTTGTGCGAGTCGCTGGAACAGCCGCCGCCTCCTGGGTTGGACAAGCTGGCCCCGCTGGTGGAGGGCTTCGAGAAGCTGCCGCCGCCGGTGCTGCCCGCGGAGCTCAACGCCACGCTGCGCGCGTATCAGCAGCAGGGCGTGAGCTGGCTGTCGTTCCTCAAGGGCGCGGGGCTGGGCGGCATCCTCGCGGACGACATGGGTCTGGGAAAGACGCTCCAGACCCTCTGCATCCTGGGCCCGAAGTCGCTGGTGGTGTGCCCCACGAGCGTGCTGCCCAACTGGGTGGCGGAGCTCCAGCGCTTCCGGCCGTCGTTGAAGGTCTGCGTGTATCACGGGCCTGGCCGCAAGCTGGACCCCACGGCGGACATCACGCTGACCACGTACGCGCTGTTGCGCCTGGACGCGCCGGTGCTGGGCGCGCCCACGTGGGAGGCGGTGGTGTTGGACGAGGCCCAGGCCATCAAGAACCCGGAGAGCCAGGTGTCGCGCGCGGCGTTCGGGCTCAAGGCGAACCTGCGGCTGGCGCTCAGCGGCACGCCGCTGGAGAACCGCCTGGACGAGCTGTGGAGCCTGATGCACTTCACCAACCCGGGCCTGTTGGGTGGGCGCCGCCAGTTCGAGGAGAAGACGGCGCAGCCCATCGCGGACGGCAAGCCGGGCGCGGCGGAGTCGCTGCGCCGCCGCATCCGGCCGTTCATCCTGCGCCGCCTCAAGCGGGACGTGGCGCCGGAGCTGCCGCCGCGCACGGACTCCGTGATGCACGTGCAGCTGGATGAGCGCGAGCGCTCCGTCTACGACGCGGTGATGGCCGCGACGCGCGCGGAGGTGGTCGCGCTGCTCAACGAGGGCGGCAGCGTGCTCAAGGCGCTGGAGGCGCTCTTGCGGCTGCGGCAGGCGGCCTGCCATTCCGCGCTGGTGCCGGGGCAGGTGGCGAAGACGTCCTCCAAGGTGCAGACGCTGGTGGACGCGCTGGAGACGGCGGTGGCGGAGGGCCACAAGGCGCTGGTGTTCTCGCAGTGGACGTCGCTGTTGGACCTCATCGAGCCGGGCCTCAAGGGTGCGGGCATCGGCTTCGAGCGGCTGGACGGCGCGACGGCGAACCGGGGCGAGGTGACGGCCCGCTTCCAGGGCCAGGACGGCGCGCCGGTGCTGCTCATGTCGCTGAAGGCCGGCGGCACGGGTTTGAACCTCACGGCGGCGGACCACGTGTTCCTGATGGATCCGTGGTGGAACCCGGCGGTGGAGGCGCAGGCGGCGGACCGCGCGCACCGCATCGGGCAGGAGCGGCCGGTGATGGTCTACCGGCTGGTGTCCCAGGGCACGGTGGAGGAGAAGATCCTGGGCCTCCAGGAGAAGAAGCGCGCCCTGTTCGAGGCCGCGCTCAGCGAGGCCGGGGGCGCTGCTGCGATTACCCGCGAGGATCTGCTCCAGTTGTTCGCGTGA
- a CDS encoding serine/threonine-protein kinase, whose amino-acid sequence MTPSPAAPGVEIRFGKYRMVQRLATGGMAHLFLATIDGPDGFSKACVIKRILPEYANLEPFARMFADEAKVAALLTHPNIVQVFDFGKIEGQYYLAMEWIQGQSLDRIMRHAAAANIPLGPRVTVDVGLAMSDALTYAHAKTLSDGTPLKLVHRDITPGNVLVSRDGIVKLADFGIVKSSVNLERTVAGVVKGKYAYMSPEQITNRELDHRSDLYSLGIVLYEASTGRRLFKRETMEATILAASQGDVPPPSHVAPGFPPELERILLKCLAKEPAQRYQTARELHDDLERYRTAQHWTSGGRELATLMTTLFPPDATGRVSTAVPMPEPLQGASPTGSGVGSTRTPTGISGPSPFGAPGHGGDPHEPSALVPTGVLLHRGGTGSTTGVVPSPEQTAGAGTFPWALAAAAGVALVGSAVFWLFIA is encoded by the coding sequence GTGACGCCTTCGCCGGCCGCACCCGGGGTGGAAATCCGCTTCGGGAAGTACCGCATGGTGCAGCGGCTCGCCACGGGCGGGATGGCGCACCTGTTCCTGGCGACCATCGACGGACCGGACGGCTTCTCCAAGGCGTGCGTCATCAAGCGCATCCTGCCGGAGTACGCGAACCTGGAGCCCTTCGCGCGGATGTTCGCGGACGAGGCGAAGGTGGCGGCGCTGCTGACGCACCCGAACATCGTGCAGGTGTTCGACTTCGGGAAGATTGAAGGCCAGTACTACCTGGCGATGGAGTGGATTCAGGGCCAGTCGCTGGACCGCATCATGCGGCACGCGGCGGCGGCGAACATCCCGCTGGGGCCCCGGGTGACGGTGGACGTGGGCCTGGCGATGTCGGACGCGCTCACGTACGCGCACGCGAAGACGCTGTCGGACGGGACGCCGCTGAAGCTGGTGCACCGGGACATCACGCCGGGCAACGTGCTGGTGTCGCGCGACGGCATCGTGAAGCTGGCGGACTTCGGCATCGTGAAGAGCTCCGTGAACCTGGAGCGCACGGTGGCCGGGGTGGTGAAGGGCAAGTACGCGTACATGTCCCCGGAGCAGATCACCAACCGGGAGCTGGACCACCGCTCGGACCTGTATTCGCTGGGCATCGTCCTCTACGAGGCGTCCACGGGGCGCCGCCTGTTCAAGCGCGAGACGATGGAGGCCACCATCCTGGCCGCGTCGCAGGGGGACGTGCCGCCGCCGTCGCACGTGGCGCCGGGCTTCCCGCCGGAGCTGGAGCGCATCCTGCTCAAGTGCCTGGCGAAGGAGCCCGCGCAGCGCTACCAGACCGCGCGCGAGCTGCACGACGACCTGGAGCGCTACCGCACGGCGCAGCACTGGACGTCCGGCGGCCGGGAGCTGGCCACGCTGATGACCACGCTGTTCCCCCCGGATGCGACGGGCCGGGTGTCCACCGCGGTGCCGATGCCGGAGCCCCTGCAGGGGGCGTCGCCCACCGGGTCGGGCGTGGGCTCCACGCGCACTCCCACGGGCATCTCCGGCCCGTCACCCTTCGGAGCGCCCGGGCACGGGGGGGACCCGCACGAGCCCAGCGCGCTGGTGCCCACGGGCGTGCTGCTCCATCGCGGCGGGACGGGCTCCACGACGGGCGTCGTCCCGTCGCCGGAACAGACGGCCGGGGCCGGGACGTTCCCCTGGGCGCTGGCGGCCGCGGCGGGCGTCGCGTTGGTGGGCAGCGCGGTGTTCTGGCTGTTCATCGCATGA
- a CDS encoding PEGA domain-containing protein, which yields MKNQKTWVAVILLGTVAVNAGAYLVVRSRKAAPPEPVVTRNPAPATVQPPPPTVASVAPQAEAANAGLVRALRASGLAALEDRDYERAVAQFTEALKLRPDDKDSDLTRLLGIATDLRSRDLSRTAHGAPGHEPAPSRAPPRSRAAKLAAARAAREQQSAQPASHEEEPKGGLLLVTSTPPGLVVMVDGKALDLTPARLPVSAGMHRVVLAQGDRHLHEETVEVDADAVRSLNRDLTAELTPPASKPAAVPVAAVAPASPPAPNAVPAGGPGVAPRAAEPATPSEPSVANAAVAQRGDLEVTSPGLYGEVWINGRPYGFPPISAQALPSGPAKVEVRVNGEVKRRMTVEVEPGRSTRVRVK from the coding sequence GTGAAGAATCAGAAGACCTGGGTCGCCGTCATCCTGCTGGGCACCGTGGCCGTGAACGCCGGGGCGTACCTGGTGGTCCGCTCGCGCAAGGCCGCGCCGCCCGAGCCTGTCGTCACGCGGAACCCCGCCCCCGCGACCGTCCAGCCCCCGCCTCCGACGGTGGCGTCCGTGGCCCCGCAGGCGGAGGCCGCGAACGCCGGGCTCGTGCGCGCGCTGCGAGCCTCCGGTCTGGCCGCGCTGGAGGACCGCGACTACGAGCGCGCGGTCGCGCAGTTCACCGAGGCGCTCAAGCTGCGCCCGGATGACAAGGACAGCGACCTGACCCGGCTGTTGGGCATCGCCACCGACCTGCGCTCGCGCGACCTGTCGCGGACCGCGCACGGGGCCCCGGGGCATGAGCCGGCGCCCTCCCGCGCGCCGCCCCGCTCGCGCGCCGCGAAGCTCGCCGCGGCGCGGGCCGCCCGCGAGCAGCAGTCCGCGCAGCCCGCCTCGCACGAAGAGGAGCCGAAGGGCGGGCTCCTCCTGGTGACGTCCACGCCGCCGGGCCTGGTGGTCATGGTGGACGGCAAGGCCCTGGACCTGACGCCGGCGCGGCTGCCGGTGTCCGCGGGCATGCACCGCGTGGTGCTCGCGCAGGGGGACCGCCACCTGCACGAGGAGACGGTGGAGGTGGACGCGGACGCGGTGCGCTCACTCAACCGCGACCTCACCGCGGAGCTCACGCCGCCCGCGTCGAAGCCGGCCGCGGTGCCCGTGGCGGCCGTCGCCCCTGCTTCGCCCCCGGCGCCGAACGCGGTACCGGCGGGTGGACCCGGGGTGGCGCCTCGCGCCGCGGAGCCCGCGACACCGTCGGAGCCCTCCGTGGCGAACGCCGCCGTGGCCCAGCGGGGCGACCTGGAGGTGACGTCGCCGGGGCTCTACGGCGAGGTGTGGATCAACGGCCGGCCCTATGGCTTTCCGCCCATCTCCGCGCAGGCCCTGCCTTCCGGGCCCGCGAAGGTGGAGGTCCGCGTCAACGGCGAGGTGAAGCGGCGCATGACCGTGGAGGTCGAGCCGGGCCGCAGCACTCGCGTGCGCGTGAAGTGA